The Canis lupus dingo isolate Sandy chromosome 11, ASM325472v2, whole genome shotgun sequence genome includes a region encoding these proteins:
- the SLC25A51 gene encoding mitochondrial nicotinamide adenine dinucleotide transporter SLC25A51, producing the protein MVDSEAHEKRPPILTSSKQDLSPHIANVGEMKHYLCGCCAAFNNVAITFPIQKVLFRQQLYGIKTRDAVLQLRRDGFRNLYRGILPPLMQKTTTLALMFGLYEDLSCLLRKHISTPEFATRSVAAVLAGTTEAIFTPLERVQTLLQDHKHHDKFTNTYQAFKALKCHGIREYYRGLVPVLFRNGFSNVLFFGLRGPIKEHLPTAKTHSAHLVNDFICGGLLGAMLGILFFPVNVVKTRMQSQIGGEFQSFPKVFQKIWLERDRKLTNLFRGAHLNYHRSLISWGIINATYEFLLKII; encoded by the coding sequence ATGGTGGATTCAGAAGCTCATGAAAAGAGACCGCCCATCCTAACATCTTCAAAACAAGATCTGTCACCTCACATTGCAAATGTTGGTGAAATGAAGCATTACTTGTGTGGCTGCTGTGCAGCTTTCAACAATGTAGCAATCACATTTCCCATTCAGAAGGTGCTCTTTAGGCAGCAGCTGTATGGAATCAAAACCCGGGATGCAGTGCTTCAGTTGAGGAGGGATGGCTTTCGAAACTTGTACCGCGGAATCCTTCCCCCACTGATGCAGAAGACAACTACACTGGCACTTATGTTTGGTCTGTACGAGGACTTATCTTGCCTTCTCCGGAAGCATATCAGTACCCCTGAGTTTGCAACCCGTAGTGTGGCAGCAGTACTTGCAGGCACAACAGAAGCGATTTTCACTCCATTGGAAAGAGTTCAGACATTGCTTCAAGACCATAAGCATCATGACAAATTTACAAACACTTACCAGGCTTTCAAGGCACTCAAATGCCATGGAATTAGAGAGTATTATCGAGGCTTGGTACCTGTTCTTTTCCGCAATGGATTCAGCAATGTCCTTTTCTTTGGCCTTCGAGGTCCCATTAAGGAGCATCTGCCTACCGCCAAAACTCACAGCGCCCATTTGGTCAATGATTTTATCTGTGGAGGTCTGTTGGGTGCCATGTTGGGAATCTTGTTTTTCCCAGTTAATGTTGTGAAAACTCGCATGCAGTCTCAGATTGGTGGGGAATTTCAGTCTTTTCCCAAGGTTTTCCAGAAAATCTGGCTAGAGCGGGACAGGAAGCTGACAAATCTTTTCAGAGGTGCTCATCTGAATTACCATCGATCCCTCATCTCTTGGGGCATAATCAATGCAACTTATGAGTTCTTGTTAAAGATTATATGA